A genome region from Pseudanabaena sp. Chao 1811 includes the following:
- a CDS encoding ParE family toxin-like protein produces MRSSRTKDFQKLFVKLPQHVKETAKKNYELWKDNSSHPSLEFKEIIHNQNIWSVRVGIGWRALGVIKSQEEKIVWFWIGSHAEYDNILKKK; encoded by the coding sequence ATGAGATCTTCTCGAACCAAAGATTTTCAGAAATTATTTGTAAAGCTACCTCAACACGTCAAAGAAACTGCCAAAAAAAACTACGAACTCTGGAAAGATAATTCATCTCATCCGAGCCTAGAGTTTAAAGAAATTATCCATAATCAAAATATTTGGTCTGTTAGAGTGGGTATTGGCTGGAGGGCTTTAGGTGTTATCAAATCACAAGAAGAAAAAATCGTATGGTTTTGGATAGGTTCACACGCTGAATATGACAATATTTTAAAAAAGAAATGA
- the atpD gene encoding F0F1 ATP synthase subunit beta: MVTTAEKVSVGRITKIIGPVVDAEFPSGKIPEIYNAVVVKGKNSAGQDINVTCEVQQLLGDNQVRAVAMSTTDGIVRGMDVTDTGAPISVPVGPNTLGRIFNVLGEPIDELGPVTTEEKFPIHRPSPAFTSLETKPSTFETGIKVIDLLAPYRRGGKIGLFGGAGVGKTVLIQELINNIAKKHSGVSVFGGVGERTREGNDLYNEMKESGVLQYLALVYGQMNEPPGARMRVGLTALTMAEYFRDVSKQDVLLFIDNIFRFTQAGSEVSALLGRMPSAVGYQPTLATDMGALQERITSTTEGSITSVQAVYVPADDLTDPAPATTFAHLDATTVLSRGLASKGIYPAVDPLDSSSTMLQPGIVSDEHYRVARGVQAILQRYKELQDIIAILGLDELSEEDKLAVARARKIERFLSQPFFVAEVFTGSPGKYVTLEESINGFDRILKGELDDLPEQAFYLVGNIEEAIAKAEKLKAGN; encoded by the coding sequence ATGGTAACAACCGCAGAGAAAGTATCAGTCGGGCGCATCACCAAGATCATCGGTCCTGTGGTCGATGCCGAATTCCCCAGTGGCAAAATCCCCGAAATTTATAATGCCGTCGTCGTCAAAGGCAAAAACTCCGCAGGACAAGACATCAACGTCACCTGTGAAGTACAACAATTATTAGGCGATAACCAAGTACGTGCAGTTGCAATGAGTACCACTGACGGCATCGTTAGAGGTATGGATGTAACCGATACAGGCGCACCGATTAGTGTTCCTGTTGGTCCTAACACCCTTGGTCGTATCTTCAATGTATTAGGCGAACCTATTGATGAATTAGGTCCTGTTACCACCGAAGAAAAATTCCCCATTCACCGTCCATCCCCTGCATTTACATCCCTCGAAACCAAACCTAGCACCTTTGAAACGGGCATTAAGGTAATTGACCTTCTTGCACCCTATCGTCGTGGTGGCAAAATTGGACTATTCGGTGGTGCTGGTGTAGGCAAAACCGTATTAATTCAAGAATTAATTAACAACATCGCGAAAAAGCACTCTGGTGTGTCGGTGTTTGGTGGTGTAGGCGAACGTACCCGCGAAGGTAATGACCTCTACAACGAAATGAAAGAATCGGGCGTACTTCAGTACCTCGCTCTCGTTTACGGTCAAATGAATGAGCCACCCGGAGCACGTATGCGTGTAGGCTTAACCGCTTTGACCATGGCGGAATATTTCCGTGATGTGTCCAAGCAAGACGTATTGTTGTTCATCGACAATATTTTCCGCTTTACTCAAGCTGGTTCTGAAGTATCGGCACTACTTGGTCGTATGCCTTCAGCTGTAGGTTATCAACCTACTCTTGCCACCGACATGGGTGCTTTACAAGAGCGCATTACCTCAACCACCGAAGGTTCGATCACCTCTGTACAAGCGGTGTATGTACCTGCGGATGACTTGACTGACCCCGCTCCTGCAACCACCTTTGCTCACTTGGATGCAACCACCGTATTGTCTCGTGGCTTGGCTTCTAAGGGGATTTATCCTGCGGTTGACCCCCTCGATTCTTCTTCGACCATGTTGCAGCCAGGGATTGTTAGCGATGAGCATTACCGTGTAGCTCGTGGCGTACAAGCAATTCTTCAGCGCTACAAAGAACTTCAAGATATCATCGCCATCTTGGGTCTAGATGAACTCTCTGAAGAAGATAAGTTGGCTGTAGCCCGTGCTCGTAAGATTGAGCGCTTCTTGTCTCAGCCCTTCTTCGTAGCAGAAGTATTTACTGGATCTCCTGGTAAGTATGTCACCCTCGAAGAAAGCATCAATGGTTTCGATCGCATCCTTAAGGGTGAACTCGATGATCTCCCTGAGCAAGCTTTCTACCTCGTTGGCAACATCGAAGAAGCGATCGCTAAGGCTGAAAAGCTCAAGGCTGGTAATTAG
- the trmD gene encoding tRNA (guanosine(37)-N1)-methyltransferase TrmD produces MRIDIVTLFPEFFTSPLQTSLLGKAIANQIAEVHLTNPRDFTTDKHHRVDDEPYGGGVGMLMKPDPIFAAVESLPILPKREIIYMTPQGEPMKQEMFKELANYDQLVLICGSYEGVDERVCEHLVTREVSLGDFVLTCGEIPALALINGVVRLRPGTVGKEDSLKFESFEDGLLDYPQYTRPSIFRGWEVPEVLRSGNHKLIAEWRKEQQILRTKQRRPDLL; encoded by the coding sequence ATGCGTATAGATATTGTCACCCTATTTCCTGAATTTTTTACATCGCCTTTGCAGACCAGTTTGCTAGGAAAGGCGATCGCTAATCAAATTGCTGAGGTACATCTCACTAATCCTAGAGATTTCACCACAGACAAACACCATCGTGTTGATGATGAACCCTATGGGGGCGGTGTAGGCATGTTAATGAAGCCTGATCCTATTTTTGCGGCAGTAGAATCTTTGCCAATTTTGCCCAAGCGCGAAATTATCTACATGACTCCGCAGGGTGAGCCGATGAAGCAGGAGATGTTTAAAGAGTTGGCTAATTACGATCAGCTAGTTCTCATTTGTGGTAGCTATGAAGGTGTGGACGAACGGGTATGTGAACATTTAGTAACTCGCGAAGTTTCCCTCGGTGATTTTGTGCTGACCTGTGGTGAGATTCCTGCGCTAGCACTCATTAATGGAGTAGTGCGCTTGCGTCCGGGAACAGTGGGGAAAGAAGATTCTCTCAAGTTTGAGAGTTTTGAAGATGGATTGTTAGACTATCCACAATATACGCGCCCATCCATATTTCGGGGTTGGGAAGTTCCCGAAGTATTGCGATCGGGCAATCATAAATTGATTGCTGAATGGAGAAAGGAACAACAAATTTTAAGAACAAAGCAACGCCGTCCCGATTTGCTATAA
- the atpC gene encoding ATP synthase F1 subunit epsilon: protein MTLTVKVISPDHTILDTVAEEVILPSSTGQLGILTGHAPLISALETGVLRFRKDKAWAAVALTGGFAEVEENEVTVLVRNGELGSEINPEEARQELAKAEQDLANIKPEDKQGKIQAEQHLRTARARVQATTPI from the coding sequence ATGACCCTAACTGTAAAAGTAATTTCCCCAGATCACACAATTCTGGATACTGTCGCAGAGGAAGTGATTTTACCTAGTTCCACGGGGCAACTTGGTATTTTAACTGGTCACGCTCCTCTGATTTCCGCACTAGAAACAGGTGTATTACGTTTTCGGAAAGATAAAGCTTGGGCAGCCGTCGCTCTTACAGGTGGTTTTGCTGAAGTTGAAGAAAATGAAGTAACCGTTTTGGTGCGTAATGGCGAACTTGGCAGTGAAATCAATCCTGAAGAAGCTCGTCAGGAGTTGGCAAAAGCTGAGCAAGATCTCGCAAATATTAAGCCTGAAGATAAGCAAGGCAAGATTCAAGCTGAGCAACATTTGCGTACTGCTCGCGCTAGAGTCCAAGCAACTACTCCTATCTAG
- the cobJ gene encoding precorrin-3B C(17)-methyltransferase, with amino-acid sequence MKSSVIIVLGEKSIAIARQVQTVIPNATIYGLASRTQTADHTYDKFSETVNELFSQGHAIIGICAAGILIRSLAPLLSDKRAEPPVIAIAEDGSAVVPLLGGLNGANDLARAIAKSLQVQPAITTTGDLRFQTSLLAPPPNYRLLNSDEEAKTFLADLLAGARVKLIGEATWLSDSNLPFADDATHQIEVISEEVKLEVIASKLSSKYLVYQTESSPNPSSIGKVSIIGTGPGAAKWMSPEVKAILEAATDFVGYKTYVNLVKEFTKGKTIHASDNRVELDRARHALELATEGKSVVIVSSGDAGIYGMASAVFEVVDQDSPKWNQIDIHVAPGISAAQAAAAAIGAPIGHDFCTISLSDILKPWEVIEQRLSAAAQADFVIAIYNPISTQRKWQLPAAKDTLLKWRSPNTPVVLGHKMGRKGENVKVITLAELEPELADMQTVIIVGSSKTKVLELGDRLRVYTPRKY; translated from the coding sequence ATGAAATCATCTGTAATCATTGTCTTAGGGGAAAAGAGTATTGCGATCGCGAGACAAGTGCAAACCGTAATTCCTAACGCCACAATTTATGGGCTTGCCTCACGCACCCAAACCGCCGATCATACCTATGACAAATTTAGCGAAACTGTCAATGAACTATTTAGCCAAGGACATGCAATCATTGGCATTTGTGCCGCAGGTATCCTCATCCGATCGCTAGCTCCTCTCCTCTCAGATAAACGCGCCGAACCACCCGTAATTGCGATCGCAGAAGATGGCAGTGCAGTTGTGCCGCTATTGGGCGGATTAAATGGCGCTAACGACCTTGCAAGAGCGATCGCCAAATCACTGCAAGTCCAACCAGCAATCACAACCACAGGCGATTTACGCTTTCAAACTTCATTGTTAGCCCCACCTCCTAATTATCGGTTGTTAAATTCCGATGAAGAAGCAAAGACCTTTTTGGCAGATTTATTAGCAGGAGCAAGGGTTAAGCTCATCGGTGAGGCAACTTGGCTAAGCGATAGCAATCTTCCCTTTGCTGATGATGCTACACATCAAATCGAAGTAATTTCTGAGGAAGTGAAATTAGAGGTGATCGCTTCTAAACTAAGCTCTAAATACTTGGTATATCAAACAGAATCCTCTCCAAATCCCAGCAGCATCGGTAAAGTATCGATTATTGGCACAGGACCGGGGGCAGCGAAATGGATGTCGCCCGAAGTCAAGGCAATTTTGGAAGCGGCTACAGATTTTGTCGGTTATAAAACCTATGTGAATCTAGTTAAAGAATTTACCAAAGGAAAAACGATCCATGCTTCCGATAATCGGGTCGAACTTGATCGCGCTCGTCATGCCCTTGAATTAGCTACCGAAGGGAAATCTGTGGTTATCGTTTCATCGGGAGATGCGGGAATCTATGGCATGGCTTCTGCTGTATTTGAAGTAGTTGATCAAGATAGTCCCAAATGGAACCAGATTGATATTCATGTTGCCCCTGGCATATCTGCTGCCCAAGCCGCCGCCGCCGCCATTGGCGCACCCATTGGACATGATTTCTGTACTATTTCTCTATCAGATATTCTCAAACCTTGGGAAGTTATCGAGCAGAGATTATCCGCCGCTGCCCAAGCAGATTTTGTGATTGCGATTTATAATCCCATTTCCACACAGCGCAAATGGCAACTCCCAGCCGCCAAAGATACGTTATTAAAATGGCGATCGCCTAATACACCAGTAGTTCTCGGTCATAAGATGGGACGTAAAGGCGAAAATGTGAAGGTGATTACGCTTGCGGAATTAGAGCCTGAACTTGCCGATATGCAAACGGTGATTATCGTGGGATCGAGCAAGACTAAGGTTTTAGAATTAGGCGATCGCTTGAGGGTTTATACCCCACGCAAATATTAA
- a CDS encoding molybdopterin molybdotransferase MoeA: MLPVSEVEKIILNLVKPFAPEIDSEILPLSQASNRILAEDITSKLDFPHWDNSAMDGYALRYADIADVTDWQNFKLAIASHEIPAGTTIATSLKQGECTRIFTGGMLPKGADTVVMQEDTERIGNFLYLKVKPTPGEYVRRKGEFIKAGTVLISAGIKLGATEIGALASSRCQQVQIYRQPKVAIISTGNELVSLGSSQPLQLGQIIDSNLYALSTLITQAGAIALPFGAVRDNRAELETIMRQALSSADIVISSGGVSVGDYDYVEEVLEKIGVDIHVRSVAIKPGKPLTVASLTPSLHVNPNVNRSEDKVLYFGVSGNPVSAMLSFWRFIRGAIAKLNGANPTYWYPQFVKAMTTEDLQAQGRRETYLWGQLTYQNGSPIFQPTQNDISGNLISAIGINAMAVMRVNQTYVPAGDEVQIMMI; this comes from the coding sequence ATGTTGCCTGTATCTGAAGTCGAAAAAATAATTTTAAATTTGGTAAAACCTTTTGCACCTGAAATTGATAGTGAAATTTTGCCCTTGTCGCAGGCTAGTAACCGAATTTTAGCAGAGGATATTACAAGCAAATTAGACTTTCCCCATTGGGACAACTCAGCGATGGATGGCTATGCGCTACGTTATGCTGATATTGCTGATGTTACTGATTGGCAAAATTTTAAATTAGCGATCGCCTCCCATGAAATTCCCGCAGGTACGACCATTGCTACATCCCTAAAACAAGGTGAATGTACCAGAATTTTTACAGGTGGGATGCTGCCAAAGGGCGCAGATACCGTAGTTATGCAGGAAGATACGGAACGCATAGGCAATTTTTTATATCTCAAGGTTAAGCCCACCCCAGGAGAATATGTGCGCCGAAAAGGTGAATTTATTAAGGCAGGTACAGTTCTCATCAGTGCAGGTATAAAACTAGGAGCAACAGAAATAGGTGCTTTAGCTTCCTCAAGATGTCAACAGGTGCAAATTTATCGTCAGCCCAAAGTCGCAATTATTTCCACAGGTAACGAATTAGTCAGTCTTGGGAGTTCTCAACCACTTCAATTAGGACAAATTATTGATTCCAATCTCTATGCCCTGTCAACACTAATTACCCAAGCAGGGGCGATCGCTCTTCCCTTTGGTGCAGTTCGTGATAATCGCGCAGAGCTAGAAACTATCATGCGACAAGCGCTCTCTAGTGCCGATATTGTCATTTCATCAGGAGGAGTTTCTGTTGGTGATTATGATTATGTCGAAGAAGTTTTAGAAAAAATCGGAGTTGATATTCATGTACGGTCAGTAGCGATTAAGCCCGGAAAACCTCTTACTGTAGCTTCCCTCACTCCCTCTCTTCATGTGAATCCTAATGTGAACAGAAGTGAGGATAAAGTTCTCTATTTCGGAGTTTCAGGAAATCCTGTTTCGGCAATGCTGAGTTTCTGGAGATTTATTCGGGGGGCGATCGCGAAACTGAATGGAGCTAATCCCACTTACTGGTATCCCCAATTCGTCAAAGCTATGACTACTGAAGATTTACAGGCACAGGGTAGGAGAGAAACTTACCTATGGGGACAACTCACCTATCAGAACGGAAGTCCAATTTTTCAGCCAACTCAGAACGATATTTCTGGCAATTTGATTAGTGCGATCGGCATAAATGCAATGGCTGTAATGCGTGTAAATCAGACCTATGTACCCGCAGGAGATGAAGTGCAAATAATGATGATTTAA
- a CDS encoding RNA polymerase sigma factor SigF, whose product MPSDSNQLANENILPLLRAYRVSPSANLQEQIVEIYMGLIRETISDLPISLINQTRIGDRRSRDRPVAAERRVSNRRTGERRESDRELLEIGKIGFKKALVQFNPEQDTNFSEFARSQIYQHLENFLQRQNLDSRNEPQGEQDVDITPTINRKQETLEILQAYRAKPTTKLRNQLVNLNIGLVRREAYHWKNQCQESFEDLMQVGSIGLINAIERFDVSKGHAFSSFAVPYIKGEIQHYLRDKSPTVRMPRAWLATYNQGCKIIRNKRTETGREPSSQEIAKELGITVSEWYDIKLACQNRSPISLDTPVDQSEDSTTSIGDLVTDQKYQSFQLAQEDNIRLQQALDLLEDRTREVVEFVFLKEFTHREVADTLGISAVTVSRQLKKGLTALKKILATPIE is encoded by the coding sequence ATGCCATCAGATTCAAATCAATTAGCGAATGAGAATATATTGCCTCTCTTGAGGGCATATAGAGTTTCTCCATCGGCAAACTTGCAAGAGCAGATTGTCGAGATTTATATGGGTTTAATCCGTGAAACGATCTCTGACCTACCCATATCGCTAATTAATCAGACGAGGATTGGTGATCGCCGATCTAGAGATCGTCCAGTGGCAGCTGAGCGTCGTGTGTCCAATCGCAGAACAGGGGAACGTCGAGAAAGCGATCGCGAGCTACTCGAAATCGGCAAAATAGGATTTAAAAAAGCTCTAGTTCAATTTAATCCTGAGCAAGATACAAATTTTTCGGAATTTGCGCGATCACAAATCTATCAACACCTAGAGAATTTTTTGCAAAGACAAAATCTGGATAGCCGCAATGAGCCGCAGGGCGAGCAAGATGTGGATATTACCCCCACGATTAATCGTAAACAGGAAACTCTCGAAATTTTACAAGCCTATCGTGCTAAGCCCACGACAAAACTCCGTAATCAACTGGTAAATCTGAATATTGGCTTAGTTCGTCGTGAAGCCTATCACTGGAAAAATCAATGCCAAGAGAGTTTTGAAGATCTGATGCAGGTTGGCTCAATTGGTTTAATCAATGCGATCGAACGATTTGATGTGAGCAAGGGTCATGCCTTTAGCTCCTTTGCTGTGCCATATATCAAGGGGGAAATTCAGCATTACTTACGGGATAAAAGCCCAACGGTGCGAATGCCCCGTGCTTGGCTAGCCACCTACAACCAAGGCTGCAAAATTATTCGCAACAAGCGCACTGAGACTGGGCGTGAACCATCTAGCCAAGAAATTGCTAAAGAGCTAGGTATTACTGTCAGCGAGTGGTATGACATTAAACTTGCTTGCCAAAACCGATCACCCATTAGTCTCGATACCCCCGTTGATCAGAGTGAAGATAGCACTACATCGATTGGCGATCTGGTCACTGATCAAAAATATCAAAGTTTTCAACTTGCCCAAGAAGATAATATTCGTTTGCAGCAAGCTCTCGATCTTCTAGAAGATCGCACCCGTGAAGTAGTGGAATTTGTGTTTTTAAAAGAATTTACCCATCGCGAAGTTGCCGACACCTTAGGAATTAGTGCAGTTACGGTGTCACGACAGCTCAAAAAAGGCTTAACTGCCCTCAAAAAGATTTTGGCTACACCTATTGAATAA
- a CDS encoding dihydrofolate reductase family protein, translated as MGKLILYIATSLDGYVARSSGAVDWLFTDQDYGYEAFYETCDRLLMGRTTYEQIKSWGDYPYPDKQGFVFSRNIQQDRDDNVTFVSSDLVSFVNNLKNQDGKDIWLVGGAAIAKTCLENNLVNKLILSIHPIILGEGIALFPPPLPTLNLKLEDLQVFNTGLVQITYQVDSTAP; from the coding sequence ATGGGTAAATTGATTTTGTATATTGCAACGAGCTTGGATGGCTATGTTGCCCGTAGTTCTGGTGCAGTAGACTGGCTTTTTACTGATCAGGATTATGGCTATGAGGCTTTTTATGAGACCTGCGATCGCCTTTTGATGGGGCGCACTACCTATGAGCAGATCAAGTCTTGGGGCGATTATCCTTACCCAGACAAGCAAGGTTTTGTATTTTCACGAAATATTCAGCAAGATCGCGATGATAATGTGACTTTTGTATCTAGTGATTTAGTGAGTTTTGTTAATAATCTAAAAAATCAAGATGGTAAGGATATTTGGCTAGTTGGTGGAGCTGCGATCGCCAAAACTTGTTTAGAAAATAATCTAGTCAATAAATTGATCCTATCGATCCATCCCATAATTTTAGGCGAGGGTATAGCTCTATTTCCGCCCCCTCTCCCTACACTAAATTTAAAATTAGAGGATTTGCAAGTATTTAATACAGGATTGGTGCAGATTACCTACCAAGTGGATTCGACAGCCCCTTAG
- a CDS encoding DUF1796 family putative cysteine peptidase, which translates to MPIVTVEVLLGIITTSLSREDISMYRFQVKAPTQDGEMIGIVGSVPQLGLWDVNKYLSLNTSSDRYPIWSVEVAIDPLGLPNPLDRIEYKYVRIAANGKVQWESERGENRWVPIEQEYINSTSSTVVIDDGAFSYIHAFPYGYLENAIATVPKLQNPASGIKVLVLGSSVAMGCSAWLLRGWASQLGEALQEKYGHQLVNRSQLGATVSNTIERFASVVVPEQPDIVIIALSLGNEGLAYCRPHDRRAVQRRFESGLQQLVKMTQDLGAIPIIGGLYPNGDYNPEHNWLLRDTHHRMLTWEVPILNWLDAIDNGYGGWKHNISLDVAHPNTAGHRLMFESINLDLFKITREHRLQDQKSLLQSQKIEEISIYEDKYGFKVFACPEAQTLRIINKSEHPYNITPTWNELQAALKRKAELISGTYISKNDELGTLPLLTVGVNGSIENTVAIPVDMDLQYCSALKFFAPQNSEILYYDGYLGILKEGDRTIRIINESNEAYNIHPMWKEIRTALAAMPAAVYNDPIHPDIPFRTMIIGDRGLESRVKAPAKSTMLLKYKCKLSELHRIAILPLGDRCAARMLLYKMEYDGPAFPFDLARSTNLGDVTDLVVNDFQDMWNPAYLHYNPTDRRVYHSKWSGLSFGHEVEDSDDPVNNMQPIYERMRVRYSARAKRFLYTLKHSDEILFIRTGVTNRDYVLDLIDKLKIKCEGKPFRVLLISKQTSDEFTDIPYLLHYDLHFSPDWMYDSLDYWMECTQKMKEILESLGISSQNLFWCPPNPD; encoded by the coding sequence ATGCCTATCGTGACTGTGGAAGTTCTATTAGGCATAATTACTACCTCCTTATCCAGAGAAGACATCTCTATGTATCGATTTCAGGTAAAGGCTCCCACCCAAGATGGGGAAATGATTGGTATAGTTGGTTCAGTTCCTCAATTAGGATTGTGGGATGTTAATAAATATCTATCTCTAAACACATCTAGCGATCGCTATCCTATTTGGTCTGTAGAAGTCGCAATTGACCCTTTAGGCTTACCGAATCCACTAGATCGGATTGAGTATAAGTATGTGCGGATTGCTGCCAATGGAAAAGTGCAATGGGAATCTGAACGTGGTGAAAATCGATGGGTTCCTATTGAACAAGAATATATTAATTCGACAAGCTCTACAGTTGTTATTGATGATGGTGCATTTAGTTATATTCATGCTTTCCCCTACGGCTATCTAGAGAATGCGATCGCTACAGTTCCTAAACTTCAAAATCCAGCGAGTGGGATTAAAGTCTTAGTTCTTGGCAGTTCGGTGGCGATGGGATGTAGTGCTTGGTTACTTAGGGGCTGGGCAAGTCAGCTAGGCGAAGCGTTACAGGAAAAATATGGTCATCAACTGGTCAACCGCTCACAATTAGGTGCAACTGTCAGTAACACTATCGAGCGCTTTGCTTCTGTGGTTGTCCCAGAACAACCAGATATTGTGATTATTGCGCTTTCCCTCGGTAATGAAGGACTAGCCTATTGCCGTCCCCATGATCGCCGCGCAGTTCAACGACGCTTTGAGAGTGGGCTACAGCAACTAGTGAAAATGACTCAAGATTTGGGAGCAATTCCTATTATTGGGGGTCTATATCCTAATGGTGATTACAACCCAGAGCATAACTGGCTGTTGCGTGATACCCATCATCGGATGTTAACTTGGGAAGTTCCCATTCTTAATTGGTTAGATGCGATCGATAATGGCTATGGTGGATGGAAGCATAACATATCTTTAGATGTGGCTCATCCTAATACCGCAGGGCATCGTCTGATGTTTGAATCCATCAATCTTGATCTATTCAAAATCACTCGTGAGCATCGTTTACAGGATCAGAAATCCTTATTGCAGAGTCAAAAAATAGAAGAGATTTCTATTTACGAAGATAAGTATGGTTTTAAAGTATTTGCCTGTCCTGAAGCACAAACCCTACGAATTATCAATAAATCTGAGCATCCCTATAATATCACTCCTACTTGGAATGAATTGCAAGCAGCTTTAAAACGTAAAGCGGAACTGATTTCGGGAACCTATATTTCCAAAAATGACGAGTTGGGAACCTTGCCATTATTGACAGTTGGGGTGAATGGTTCAATAGAGAATACGGTAGCAATTCCTGTTGATATGGATTTACAATACTGCTCCGCCTTGAAATTCTTTGCCCCTCAAAACTCTGAGATTCTTTACTATGATGGATATTTAGGGATTCTTAAAGAAGGCGATCGCACAATTCGGATTATCAACGAATCTAACGAAGCCTATAATATCCATCCCATGTGGAAAGAAATTCGCACGGCTCTAGCCGCGATGCCTGCGGCGGTATATAACGATCCTATTCATCCTGACATACCTTTTCGGACGATGATTATTGGCGATCGCGGTTTGGAGAGTCGGGTCAAAGCCCCTGCCAAATCAACGATGCTACTTAAATACAAGTGCAAATTGTCAGAGCTACATCGAATTGCTATTTTGCCCCTAGGCGATCGTTGTGCGGCGAGAATGCTGCTGTATAAAATGGAATATGATGGGCCCGCATTTCCTTTTGACTTAGCGCGTTCTACAAATCTTGGTGATGTTACTGATTTAGTAGTCAATGACTTTCAGGATATGTGGAATCCTGCCTACCTACATTACAATCCTACTGATCGTCGTGTTTATCATTCCAAATGGTCAGGACTATCTTTTGGTCATGAAGTTGAAGATTCCGATGATCCAGTTAACAATATGCAGCCGATCTATGAACGGATGCGCGTGCGCTATTCTGCCCGTGCCAAGAGGTTTTTATATACGCTCAAACATAGTGATGAAATTCTCTTCATTCGCACTGGTGTCACTAATCGCGACTATGTTCTCGATTTAATTGATAAGCTCAAAATTAAATGTGAGGGCAAGCCCTTCCGAGTCTTACTCATTTCCAAGCAAACATCCGATGAGTTTACGGATATCCCATACTTACTCCATTATGATTTACACTTTAGTCCTGACTGGATGTATGACAGTCTCGACTATTGGATGGAATGTACCCAAAAGATGAAAGAGATTTTGGAATCTCTAGGTATATCCAGTCAAAATCTCTTCTGGTGTCCTCCTAATCCAGATTAA